A genomic window from Vitis riparia cultivar Riparia Gloire de Montpellier isolate 1030 chromosome 18, EGFV_Vit.rip_1.0, whole genome shotgun sequence includes:
- the LOC117905751 gene encoding uncharacterized protein LOC117905751: MKERGSSATLLFFYLLGLLFMALLTFLPEASETNTKKQQPSKRKRKQQKQPSSWNQIKNLLTCKQIEGSQVHDPSKNPGGYSKLGSSCGSICSFRDVVHGNTRVVHRADNSPESSSVGQETGLLSRKTVSGSTSSTRSLSSSVRSNASATYTSSSRGMQFRKLSGCYECHMIVDPNRYPSPRTTICACSECGEVFPKTESLELHQAVRHAVSELGPEDSGRNIVEIIFKSSWLKKDNPICKIERILKVHNTQRTIQRFEECRDAVKVRANNNTKKNPRCAADGNELLRFHCTTLTCALGSRGSSSLCGSVPGCGVCTIIRHGFQGKAGEAKGVRTTDSSGRAHDCLPCTDGRRAMLVCRVIAGRVKRMADDAPDEDGASAGSYDSVAGYSGMYSNLEDLFVFNPRAILPCFVVIYKAVD; this comes from the exons ATGAAAGAGAGAGGTAGCTCAGCAACACTTCTCTTCTTCTATCTCCTGGGATTACTTTTCATGGCTCTCCTCACTTTCTTACCAGAAGCATCAGAGACCAATACCAAAAAGCAACAGCCTTCAAAGCGGAAGCGAAAGCAGCAAAAGCAGCCATCATCTTGGAACCAAATCAAGAACCTACTCACCTGTAAGCAGATCGAAGGGTCGCAAGTTCACGATCCCTCTAAGAACCCAGGTGGGTACTCCAAGTTGGGGTCTTCTTGTGGTTCCATATGCAGTTTCAGAGACGTTGTTCACGGCAACACTAGGGTGGTTCACAGAGCTGACAACTCACCGGAAAGTAGCTCGGTGGGTCAGGAGACTGGGCTTCTGAGTCGGAAAACTGTGAGTGGGTCGACGTCGTCGACTCGGTCTCTATCAAGTTCAGTGAGATCCAACGCTAGTGCTACCTACACGTCCTCTTCCAGAGGCATGCAATTTAGGAAGCTTTCTGGGTGTTATGAGTGTCACATGATAGTTGATCCAAACAG GTACCCGTCTCCAAGAACAACTATATGTGCTTGCTCTGAGTGTGGAGAGGTTTTTCCAAAGACTGAAAGCTTAGAGCTTCATCAAGCAGTTCGCCATGCCG TTTCGGAGCTGGGTCCGGAGGATTCGGGTCGGAACATCGTGGAGATCATCTTTAAATCGAGCTGGTTGAAGAAAGACAATCCAATCTGCAAGATCGAACGGATACTAAAAGTCCACAACACCCAGAGGACCATCCAACGGTTCGAGGAATGCCGAGACGCGGTGAAGGTCCGTGCGAACAATAACACCAAGAAAAACCCGCGCTGTGCCGCGGACGGAAACGAGCTGCTGCGGTTCCATTGCACCACCTTAACCTGCGCTCTCGGCTCACGTGGCTCCTCCAGCCTATGCGGCTCCGTACCGGGCTGCGGAGTATGCACCATCATCAGGCACGGATTCCAAGGCAAGGCAGGTGAGGCAAAAGGTGTGCGCACCACTGACAGCAGCGGTCGGGCCCACGACTGCCTACCATGTACGGACGGTCGCAGGGCCATGTTGGTGTGCCGCGTGATCGCCGGAAGGGTCAAGCGCATGGCGGACGATGCGCCGGATGAGGATGGCGCCTCGGCTGGCTCCTACGACTCAGTAGCCGGCTACTCCGGGATGTACTCGAATCTGGAGGATTTGTTCGTATTCAATCCCAGGGCTATTCTTCCTTGCTTTGTAGTGATCTACAAAGCTGTTGATTGA
- the LOC117906138 gene encoding uncharacterized protein LOC117906138 translates to MKRKSCSPCDSLESFFDDNELEVSEILIQIPLIIFQAENRNRLLVPWGVRKRRSAIDPDLYQPSVPSSSSPHLPGTCVGPTCDDDDPQAKVEPSSPATPLSFSPSETDGKSKRSKKCVSSKKKKENLLKMVEDLTHQKESLMTEIENVERFYKQLKALNSELKAKKQQLNLDTAIAEARVESREQDYHQQPLPLLLHDSAPASALVANPMGPRVIPDLNVSPEETLGPELVASLDLNLSIALNADTTQLNRAAAAQARKKRLQIYKVKKPKGGSSPSILSFG, encoded by the exons atgaagagaaagagttgCAGTCCTTGCGACTCTCTCGagagcttctttgatgataatGAATTGGAGGTTTCTGAAATCCTGATCCAAATTCCCCTCATCATCTTCCAAGCTGAGAATCGCAATCGTCTTTTAGTCCCATGGGGCGTTAGGAAGAGAAGATCTGCCATTGATCCTGACTTATATCAGCCTTCTGTTCCTTCATCGTCGTCGCCTCATCTTCCCGGGACTTGTGTGGGTCCGACTTGTGACGATGATGATCCTCAAGCGAAGGTCGAACCTTCCAGCCCTGCCACGCCTCTCTCCTTCTCCCCCAGCGAAACTGATGGCAAGTCTAAGCGCTCTAAGAAGTGTGTTTCATCTAAAAAG AAGAAGGAAAATTTGTTGAAGATGGTTGAGGATTTGACTCATCAGAAGGAGTCGCTAATGACG GAAATTGAGAATGTCGAGCGGTTCTACAAGCAGTTGAAAGCTCTCAACTCAGAATTAAAGGCAAAAAAACAACAG TTGAATCTTGATACGGCAATCGCCGAAGCCAGAGTGGAGAGCAGAGAGCAAGACTATCATCAACAGCCACTGCCACTCCTCCTTCACGACTCTGCCCCAGCCAGTGCTTTGGTGGCCAACCCTATGGGCCCACGTGTTATACCTGATCTTAACGTCTCCCCGGAGGAGACTCTTGGACCGGAACTAGTTGCGTCGTTGGATCTCAACCTCAGTATTGCTCTGAACGCTGATACCACACAACTGAATAGGGCTGCAGCTGCTCAGGCCAGGAAGAAGAGGCTTCAAATTTACAAAGTGAAGAAACCCAAAGGCGGTTCAAGTCCCTCTATCCTCTCTTTTGGTTAG